A stretch of the Panicum virgatum strain AP13 chromosome 9N, P.virgatum_v5, whole genome shotgun sequence genome encodes the following:
- the LOC120692363 gene encoding zinc finger BED domain-containing protein RICESLEEPER 2-like isoform X2, protein MAGTSSPLVLPPDHSALTPSPRRHNENPQSLDPTPLPSQDDPCEIPTLATEYRVVDRSPTGTSTNDGFDEHIDMCDVEADNSHGQSEGINPSIQAAIDRATKNFRSACWKEFEPIIEDGVVVQGRCKHCDILMAAKRGAGTSSLLTHLRRCKKRSRALRIVQDLSSTLRSPCGTSLKDWSYDPDVSRSLLMRMISLHEIPFLFTEYDGFRSFVASLNPLFKVPCRTTVRNGCIKAFHEKKVALKETLKNAGCRFSLTTDMWTSNQTLGYIVVTCHFIDMDWRLQKRIIKFIDVKTPHTGNELLNNIQNCIQDWSIEDKLFAITLDNAAANGTMMDLLKHNLVDKKLIPAEGKLLHHRCAGHVINLIVKDGLKVVESVVENIRESVKYIRSSQSRKQMFNEIIAAEGITCKKKPGLDITTRWNSTLLMLKTALKYKVAFEKLKSEDQKYTYAPSEEEWEKAEILCRLLKVFKDATDVISGTKYPTSNLYFHLMWKIKLALQQEYSGIISKESQAKI, encoded by the exons ATGGCCGGAACTTCATCACCATTGGTATTGCCTCCGGACCATTCGGCCCTGACTCCATCACCTCGCCGCCACAACGAGAATCCTCAAAGCTTGGATCCCACCCCTCTGCCATCGCAAGATGATCCATG CGAAATCCCTACTCTTGCGACCGAATATCGTGTGGTCGACAGAAGCCCAACTGGCACAAGCACTAATGATG GTTTCGATGAACATATTGACATGTGTGATGTTGAGGCTGACAATAGCCATGGCCAGTCTGAGGGGATCAATCCATCAATCCAAGCAGCAATTGATAGGGCAACCAAAAATTTCAGATCCGCTTGCTGGAAAGAATTTGAACCAATAATTGAAGATGGGGTGGTTGTGCAAGGCAGGTGCAAACATTGTGATATTCTGATGGCTGCCAAACGTGGTGCAGGCACAAGTTCTCTTCTAACCCACTTGAGAAGATGTAAGAAACGGAGCAGGGCTCTCAGAATAGTGCAGGACTTGAGTTCTACATTGAGGTCTCCTTGTGGCACTAGTTTGAAGGATTGGAGCTATGACCCAGATGTATCACGGAGTTTGCTTATGCGGATGATATCATTACATGAGATTCCCTTCCTCTTTACAGAATATGATGGATTTAGAAGCTTTGTGGCAAGTCTCAACCCATTGTTCAAAGTGCCATGCAGAACTACAGTTAGGAATGGTTGCATTAAAGCCTTTCATGAGAAGAAGGTTGCACTCAAAGAAACATTGAAGAATGCAGGATGTAGGTTCTCGTTGACTACGGATATGTGGACAAGCAACCAAACACTTGGGTACATTGTTGTAACTTGTCACTTCATTGATATGGACTGGAGGTTGCAAAAAAGGATAATCAAGTTTATCGATGTGAAAACACCCCACACTGGAAATGAGCTTCTGAACAATATTCAAAACTGCATTCAAGATTGGTCAATAGAAGATAAATTATTTGCAATAACACTTGACAATGCTGCAGCAAATGGTACAATGATGGACTTGTTGAAGCATAATCTGGTGGACAAGAAATTGATACCAGCAGAAGGGAAGTTGCTTCACCACCGGTGTGCGGGGCATGTCATCAATCTCATTGTCAAGGATGGGCTCAAAGTTGTGGAATCTGTTGTTGAAAACATTCGTGAAAGTGTAAAGTATATTCGTTCTTCACAATCACGTAAACAAATGTTCAACGAAATAATTGCAGCAGAAGGGATTACATGCAAGAAGAAGCCTGGTCTTGACATTACCACAAGATGGAACTCAACGCTGTTGATGCTGAAAACAGCTCTGAAGTACAAAGTTGCTTTTGAGAAGTTAAAAAGTGAGGATCAAAAGTACACATATGCTCCATCCGAAGAGGAATGGGAGAAGGCTGAGATTCTCTGTAGGCTGCTGAAGGTCTTTAAGGATGCAACAGATGTCATATCTGGTACCAAATATCCCACCTCCAATCTCTATTTCCATCTGATGTGGAAGATCAAGTTAGCTTTGCAACAAGAGTACTCAG GAATCATTTCCAAAGAAAGCCAAGCAAAGATTTGA
- the LOC120692363 gene encoding zinc finger BED domain-containing protein RICESLEEPER 2-like isoform X1, with amino-acid sequence MAGTSSPLVLPPDHSALTPSPRRHNENPQSLDPTPLPSQDDPCEIPTLATEYRVVDRSPTGTSTNDGFDEHIDMCDVEADNSHGQSEGINPSIQAAIDRATKNFRSACWKEFEPIIEDGVVVQGRCKHCDILMAAKRGAGTSSLLTHLRRCKKRSRALRIVQDLSSTLRSPCGTSLKDWSYDPDVSRSLLMRMISLHEIPFLFTEYDGFRSFVASLNPLFKVPCRTTVRNGCIKAFHEKKVALKETLKNAGCRFSLTTDMWTSNQTLGYIVVTCHFIDMDWRLQKRIIKFIDVKTPHTGNELLNNIQNCIQDWSIEDKLFAITLDNAAANGTMMDLLKHNLVDKKLIPAEGKLLHHRCAGHVINLIVKDGLKVVESVVENIRESVKYIRSSQSRKQMFNEIIAAEGITCKKKPGLDITTRWNSTLLMLKTALKYKVAFEKLKSEDQKYTYAPSEEEWEKAEILCRLLKVFKDATDVISGTKYPTSNLYFHLMWKIKLALQQEYSGKIAEIVTVLEAMRSKFNKYWNKSYIVLCVPVVFDPRFKLKFIDFLFKESFPKKAKQRFERVESLVRQLFQSYSSQGKESNAAEQGAAQSAEQAVPSMKNDPWAVWDRQLSSDLQSQMTTELDRYLEENPIPRSQEFDILKWWMGNATKYPILACIARDLLAIPASSVAAESAFSTSERIISDFRSSLTPEAVEALICTQDWYRAEGKSTEFSMASINDFIMGEMVTELQ; translated from the exons ATGGCCGGAACTTCATCACCATTGGTATTGCCTCCGGACCATTCGGCCCTGACTCCATCACCTCGCCGCCACAACGAGAATCCTCAAAGCTTGGATCCCACCCCTCTGCCATCGCAAGATGATCCATG CGAAATCCCTACTCTTGCGACCGAATATCGTGTGGTCGACAGAAGCCCAACTGGCACAAGCACTAATGATG GTTTCGATGAACATATTGACATGTGTGATGTTGAGGCTGACAATAGCCATGGCCAGTCTGAGGGGATCAATCCATCAATCCAAGCAGCAATTGATAGGGCAACCAAAAATTTCAGATCCGCTTGCTGGAAAGAATTTGAACCAATAATTGAAGATGGGGTGGTTGTGCAAGGCAGGTGCAAACATTGTGATATTCTGATGGCTGCCAAACGTGGTGCAGGCACAAGTTCTCTTCTAACCCACTTGAGAAGATGTAAGAAACGGAGCAGGGCTCTCAGAATAGTGCAGGACTTGAGTTCTACATTGAGGTCTCCTTGTGGCACTAGTTTGAAGGATTGGAGCTATGACCCAGATGTATCACGGAGTTTGCTTATGCGGATGATATCATTACATGAGATTCCCTTCCTCTTTACAGAATATGATGGATTTAGAAGCTTTGTGGCAAGTCTCAACCCATTGTTCAAAGTGCCATGCAGAACTACAGTTAGGAATGGTTGCATTAAAGCCTTTCATGAGAAGAAGGTTGCACTCAAAGAAACATTGAAGAATGCAGGATGTAGGTTCTCGTTGACTACGGATATGTGGACAAGCAACCAAACACTTGGGTACATTGTTGTAACTTGTCACTTCATTGATATGGACTGGAGGTTGCAAAAAAGGATAATCAAGTTTATCGATGTGAAAACACCCCACACTGGAAATGAGCTTCTGAACAATATTCAAAACTGCATTCAAGATTGGTCAATAGAAGATAAATTATTTGCAATAACACTTGACAATGCTGCAGCAAATGGTACAATGATGGACTTGTTGAAGCATAATCTGGTGGACAAGAAATTGATACCAGCAGAAGGGAAGTTGCTTCACCACCGGTGTGCGGGGCATGTCATCAATCTCATTGTCAAGGATGGGCTCAAAGTTGTGGAATCTGTTGTTGAAAACATTCGTGAAAGTGTAAAGTATATTCGTTCTTCACAATCACGTAAACAAATGTTCAACGAAATAATTGCAGCAGAAGGGATTACATGCAAGAAGAAGCCTGGTCTTGACATTACCACAAGATGGAACTCAACGCTGTTGATGCTGAAAACAGCTCTGAAGTACAAAGTTGCTTTTGAGAAGTTAAAAAGTGAGGATCAAAAGTACACATATGCTCCATCCGAAGAGGAATGGGAGAAGGCTGAGATTCTCTGTAGGCTGCTGAAGGTCTTTAAGGATGCAACAGATGTCATATCTGGTACCAAATATCCCACCTCCAATCTCTATTTCCATCTGATGTGGAAGATCAAGTTAGCTTTGCAACAAGAGTACTCAGGTAAAATTGCTGAAATTGTCACAGTGTTAGAAGCAATGAggtcaaaattcaacaaatacTGGAATAAGTCATATATAGTGCTATGTGTACCTGTTGTGTTTGATCCTAGGTTTAAGCTAAAATTCATTGACTTCCTTTTCAAGGAATCATTTCCAAAGAAAGCCAAGCAAAGATTTGAAAGGGTTGAGAGTCTAGTCCGTCAGTTGTTTCAATCATATTCTTCTCAAGGAAAGGAGTCCAATGCAGCTGAACAAGGTGCTGCGCAAAGTGCTGAGCAGGCAGTGCCTTCCATGAAGAATGATCCATGGGCTGTTTGGGATCGACAGCTTAGTAGTGATCTTCAATCCCAGATGACCACGGAGCTTGATAGGTATTTGGAGGAGAACCCAATACCACGTTCTCAAGAATTTGACATTTTAAAGTGGTGGATGGGTAATGCAACCAAGTATCCAATTCTAGCCTGCATAGCAAGGGATCTGCTAGCCATCCCAGCTTCTTCTGTAGCTGCGGAATCTGCTTTTAGCACTAGTGAACGAATAATCAGTGACTTCCGTAGCAGCTTGACGCCTGAGGCTGTTGAAGCACTGATTTGCACCCAGGACTGGTACCGGGCAGAAGGTAAATCAACAGAGTTTTCTATGGCGTCCATCAATGACTTCATAATGGGCGAGATGGTAACTGAACTGCAATAA